One Drosophila subobscura isolate 14011-0131.10 chromosome U, UCBerk_Dsub_1.0, whole genome shotgun sequence DNA window includes the following coding sequences:
- the LOC117902375 gene encoding trypsin-1, with product MLSLRVFLLLQCSLLVFAGVCLIPQPIMRQRSLKDTLLKTQPRLDGRIVGGHRINITDAPHQVSLQTSSHICGGSLISEEWILTAAHCTYGKTADRLKIRLGTSEFARSGELLRVKQIVQHAKFNFSNVDYDFSLLQLQHPIKFDETKKAIKLPEPETEQQLMDGETCFVSGWGNTQNLLESREWLRQVEVPLVNQEVCSEKYKQYGGVTERMICAGFMAGGKDACQGDSGGPMVSESGVLVGIVSWGYGCAKPDYPGVYSRVAVARDWVKEHSGV from the exons ATGTTGAGTCTTcgtgtgtttctgttgctgcagtgCAGCCTTTTGGTGTTTGCTGGCGTTTGCCTTATACCCCAACCGATTATGCGACAGCGTTCCCTAAAGGATACACTCCTGAAGACACAACCCCGCTTGGATGGACGCATTGTGGGTGGACATCGCATCAATATCACTGATGCGCCACATCAGGTATCGCTGCAGACTTCTAGTCACATTTGTGGTGGATCCCTGATATCCGAGGAGTGGATATTGACCGCTGCACATTGCACATA TGGCAAGACTGCGGATCGTCTGAAGATTCGCTTGGGCACCTCGGAGTTCGCTCGCAGTGGAGAGCTACTCCGTGTCAAGCAAATCGTGCAGCATGCCAAATTCAACTTCTCGAATGTGGACTATGACttctcgctgctgcagctgcagcatcccATTAAATTCGATGAGACCAAGAAGGCCATCAAACTACCGGAGCCGgagacggagcagcagcttATGGACGGGGAGACCTGTTTTGTGAGTGGCTGGGGAAACACCCAGAACCTACTGGAGTCGCGCGAGTGGCTGCGACAGGTGGAGGTGCCGTTGGTCAACCAGGAGGTGTGCAGCGAGAAGTACAAGCAGTATGGTGGCGTCACCGAGCGTATGATTTGTGCCGGTTTCATGGCGGGTGGCAAGGATGCTTGCCAGGGCGACTCCGGCGGCCCGATGGTTAGTGAATCGGGTGTTCTAGTGGGCATTGTCAGCTGGGGCTATGGTTGTGCCAAGCCCGACTATCCAGGCGTTTACTCGCGCGTGGCAGTTGCCCGCGACTGGGTGAAGGAGCACAGCGGCGTCTAG
- the LOC117902710 gene encoding protein timeless, with protein sequence MDWLLATPQLHSAFASLGSLEGDTYVVSPNALSILEEINYKLTYEDQTLRTFRRAICFGQNVRSDLIPLLENAKDDAVLESVIRILVNLTVPVECLFSVDVMYRTDVGRHTIFELNKLLYTSKEAFTEARSTKSVVEYMKHILESDAKLSPQKCDQINNCLLLLRNILHIPETHGICVMPMMQSNNPHGITMQNTILWNLFIQSIDKLLIYLMTCPQRSFWGVTMVQLIALIYKDQHVSTLQKLLNLWFEASLSESSEDNESNTTPPKQGSGESSPMLTSDPTGSDSSDNGSQGNGMSISMSLSMSMSVSMSSLCGKKETPEERQQALRDGTEATLQAVSRKGQEYQDAIEAKERMGSAMDDAEDYEESDFIHRQEEQDEEEDEECDNEVAAVASEPLNLITQPADNVNDTTTTTTTLSTSIMPFRAPLPVGSRPSYSHAPPQHQSYAAYVAAIKLSQKSPHAGKLQLTKGKCCPQKRECPSSQSEVSDCGYATQVENQESVSTSSNDDDMPQGKPLHQKPPCNTKPRNKQRHILTPLDKKELRRKKLVKRSKSNLINMKGLVQHIPTEDDIANLLKEFTVDFLLKGYNYLVEELHAQLLSNTLPIDTSHFFWLVTYFLKIAAQLELDMEHIDTILTYDVLSYLTYEGVMQCEQLEQSARQRDSDLKPHLRRMHLLVTAIREFLQAIETYNKVTHLSDDDRDHLRQLQIQISDMTDLHCLFVLLLRRFNPTIHSKQYLQDLIVTNHILLLILDERPMLDGKKTENLTQHIAQFATLEVMHYYGILLEDFSNNGEFVNDCIFTMMHHVGGDLGQIGVLFQPIILKTYSRIWETEYSLCDDWSDLIEYVIHKFMNTPPKTPMTIPTTSLTEMTKEHNLEHTICSWNADEMDTLYWYYVQSKSTNDLVGKIVRLFSNNGNKVKSRISIIQQLLQQDIITLLEYDDLMRYEDAEYQRTLLTTPTSVTTESGIEMKDGGFGRPADDIQILLDLIIKDKKSQHLQWVQKVLLECCYIKLNIKSGRKMPHIMEPVAYHYIIKQKSIPVVQWNNEQSATMLYQPFVLLLHKLGIQLPVDAGSIFARIPDYWSPEKMYELAKKLGAVNKHALKFDATEMEAAAAASAAASAASMQRCHHNTGPRNSLSSQSSLEVDLADTDGELSLIPEVDTAVEKAHAMDSSSSSNNDFFAVPRVKSANSMLRYTPDPTPPVPNWLQLVMRSKRNPRSGPLLEISDCISSAATITGDDESMGSRSLCPTMYQTGQMMAMTPMPTMNIPMSPMKPMKTTMPRLHSIMGPHNENSSSSGCGGTVYSQAMGALMTTTAVGGAIMRGDVEEDAAIKSSFEKLEVTGTHFARASHLEEEYSAMVAAVYKNEIINDNVSVASDLTRMYVSDEDEKHEFRVPRCH encoded by the exons ATGGATTGGTTACTCGCAACACCGCAGTTGCACAGCGCCTTCGCTTCGCTGGGGTCCCTGGAGGGTGACACCTACGTGGTCAGCCCGAATGCATTGT CCATTCTAGAGGAGATTAACTACAAGCTCACGTATGAGGATCAAACGCTGCGCACCTTTCGTCGTGCAATTTGCTTTGGCCAGAATGTGCGTTCCGATTTGATTCCACTGCTGGAAAATGCCAAGGACGATGCGGTGCTGGAGTCTGTCATTCGCATACTGGTGAATCTCACTGTGCCCGTGGAGTGCCTGTTCTCGGTTGATGTGATGTATCGCACGGATGTGGGTCGTCACACCATCTTTGAGCTGAACAAGCTGCTGTATACCAGCAAGGAGGCATTCACCGAAGCCAGGAGCACCAAGAGCGTCGTGGAGTACATGAAGCACATTCTCGAGTCCGATGCCAAGCTGTCGCCGCAGAAGTGCGATCAGATCAACaattgcctgctgctgctgcgtaaCATTCTCCACATACCGGAGACGCACGGCATCTGTGTGATGCCCATGATGCAGTCGAACAATCCGCATGGCATCACCATGCAAAATACCATTCTCTGGAATCTCTTCATCCAGAGCATCGACAAGCTGCTCATCTACCTGATGACCTGTCCGCAGCGCTCCTTCTGGGGCGTCACCATGGTGCAGCTGATCGCTTTGATCTACAAGGATCAGCATGTCAGCACACTCCAGAAGCTGCTCAATCTGTGGTTCGAGGCCTCGCTGTCAGAGAGCTCCGAGGACAATGAGAGCAACACCACACCCCCGAAACAGGGCAGCGGTGAGTCGAGTCCCATGCTGACTTCGGATCCCACTGGATCGGATTCATCGGACAATGGTAGCCAGGGCAATGGTATGAGCATCAGCATGAGCCTCAGCATGAGCATGAGCGTTAGCATGAGCAGCCTGTGTGGCAAGAAGGAGACGCcggaggagcggcagcaggccTTAAGGGATGGCACCGAAGCGACGCTTCAGGCGGTTAGCCGCAAGGGTCAGGAGTATCAGGATGCCATCGAGGCCAAGGAGCGCATGGGTTCTGCCATGGATGATGCGGAGGACTATGAGGAATCAGACTTCATCCacaggcaggaggagcaggatgaggaggaggacgaggagtgTGACAACGAGGTAGCGGCCGTTGCCTCGGAACCCTTAAATCTTATAACACAACCAGCTGACAATGTCAACGACActaccacaacaacaacgaccCTATCGACCAGTATCATGCCATTCCGGGCACCCCTGCCCGTCGGCAGTCGTCCCTCCTACTCACATGCCCCGCCCCAGCACCAGAGCTATGCCGCCTATGTGGCAGCCATCAAGCTAAGCCAAAAGTCCCCACATGCCggcaagctgcagctgacgAAGGGCAAATGTTGTCCCCAGAAGCGAGAGTGCCCCTCCTCGCAGTCGGAGGTCTCCGACTGTGGCTATGCCACGCAGGTGGAGAACCAAGAATCAGTGTCCACCTCCAGCAATGATGATGACATGCCGCAGGGCAAGCCACTGCATCAGAAGCCGCCATGCAACACAAAGCCCAGGAATAAACAGCGTCACATTCTCACTCCCCTCGACAAGAAGGAGCTGCGACGCAAGAAGCTAGTGAAGCGCAGCAAGAGTAATCT CATCAACATGAAGGGACTTGTGCAGCATATACCCACTGAAGATGATATTGCCAATCTACTCAAAGAGTTCACTGTGGACTTTCTCCTCAAGGGCTACAATTATttggtggaggagctgcacgCGCAATTGCTCTCCAATACG CTACCCATTGATACGTCGCACTTTTTCTGGCTGGTCACGTACTTTCTGAAGATTGCTGCCCAACTGGAGCTGGACATGGAGCACATTGACACCATACTCACCTACGATGTGCTCAGCTACCTCACCTACGAGGGTGTCATGCAGTGCGAGCAATTGGAGCAGAGTGCCAGGCAACGGGACAGTGATCTGAAGCCCCATCTGCGGCGCATGCATCTGCTGGTGACAGCCATAAGAGAGTTCCTGCAGGCCATCGAGACGTACAATAAGGTTACGCATCTCTCGGACGATGATCGCGATCATCTGCGACAGCTGCAAATCCAAATATCGGACATGACCGATTTGCATTGTCTGTTTGTGCTACTGCTGCGCCGCTTCAATCCCACCATTCACTCGAAACAGTATCTGCAGGATCTGATTGTGACTAATCACATACTGCTACTCATTCTGGACGAGAGACCAATGCTGGATGGAAAGAAGACTGAAAATCTAACACAGCACATTGCACA ATTTGCCACTCTGGAGGTAATGCATTACTATGGCATCCTTTTGGAGGATTTTAGCAACAATGGAGAGTTTGTCAACGATTGCATCTTCACCATGATGCATCATGTGGGTGGTGATCTGGGACAGATTGGTGTCTTATTTCAACCCATCATTTTGAAGACATATTCACGCATTTGGGAGACAGAATACAGTCTATGTGAT GACTGGTCTGATCTTATCGAGTATGTCATACACAAGTTCATGAATACACCACCCAAAACACCGATGACCATACCCACAACATCGCTGACAGAGATGACCAAGGAGCATAATCTGGAGCATACAATATG CTCTTGGAATGCCGATGAGATGGATACGCTGTATTGGTATTATGTACAGAGCAAGAGCACCAATGATTTGGTTGGAAAAATCGTTCGACTCTTTAGCAACAATGGCAATAAAGTGAAATCTCGCATTTCAATcattcagcagctgctgcaacag GATATCATTACCCTGCTGGAGTACGATGATCTTATGAGGTATGAGGATGCTGAATATCAGAGAACCTTACTGACAACACCCACATCGGTGACCACCGAATCGGGCATAGAGATGAAGGACGGCGGCTTTGGCAGGCCAGCAGATGATATACAG ATTCTTCTCGATCTAATCATTAAAGACAAAAAGAGCCAGCACTTGCAATGGGTGCAGAAGGTGCTCTTAGAGTGCTGCTACATCAAGTTGAACATCAAGTCGGGCAGAAAGATGCCACACATTATGGAGCCGGTGGCCTATCATTACATCATCAAGCAAAAGTCCATACCTGTGGTGCAGTGGAACAACGAGCAGTCGGCCACGATGCTGTATCAGccatttgtgctgctgctgcacaagcTTGGCATTCAGCTGCCAGTGGATGCGGGCTCGATCTTTGCCAGGATACCAGACTACTGGTCACCGGAGAAGATGTacgagctggccaagaagctgGGAGCCGTGAATAAAC ACGCCCTCAAGTTCGATGCCACCGAAATGGAAGCAGCCGCCGCGGCCAGTGCAGCGGCCAGTGCTGCCTCGATGCAACGCTGCCATCATAATACGGGCCCCCGCAATTCCCTCAGCTCGCAGAGCAGCCTGGAGGTGGATCTGGCCGATACTGACGGGGAACTATCCCTCATACCCGAAGTGGACACTGCCGTGGAGAAGGCCCATGCCATGGACTCAAGCTCCAGCTCGAACAATGACTTCTTTGCGGTGCCCAGGGTCAAGTCAGCAAACTCAATGCTTAG ATATACACCCGATCCCACGCCTCCCGTGCCCAATTGGCTGCAGTTGGTTATGCGCAGCAAGCGGAATCCACGCTCGGGTCCACTGCTGGAGATCAGTGATTG CATTTCCAGTGCAGCAACCATAACCGGCGACGATGAGAGCATGGGCAGCAGATCCCTGTGTCCCACCATGTATCAGACGGGACAGATGATGGCCATGACACCCATGCCCACCATGAATATACCCATGAGTCCAATGAAGCCCATGAAGACCACGATGCCCCGCCTGCACAGCATCATGGGACCGCATAAtgagaacagcagcagctccggctGCGGCGGCACTGTCTACTCCCAGGCGATGGGCGCACTGATGACCACCACCGCGGTGGGTGGCGCCATCATGCGGGGCGATGTGGAGGAGGATGCGGCCATAAAGTCATCGTTCGAGAAGCTGGAGGTCACGGGCACACACTTTGCACGGGCCAGCCACTTGGAGGAGGAGTATAGCGCCATGGTGGCGGCTGTCTACAAGAACGAGATCATCAA CGACAATGTTTCGGTGGCTTCCGATCTGACGCGAATGTATGTgagcgatgaggatgagaaaCACGAGTTCCGAGTGCCACGCTGTCATTGA
- the LOC117902711 gene encoding uncharacterized protein LOC117902711 — protein MPHHRQAVLGLLLLSLALQLQSIQADVGYHYDRPSHQSAPSAPSAPGAIYSGHQFGALPTIHPLPPLPALPPLPTARVPLPRIRPTAPAGSIVSHYLPPKPAGPIVSTYLPPPVASPISSISFHGQAPTLRPVYGAPGFGYAQPLAPTAATPIVVPSGPGQVPAGGPLRIPFGKQALISPGESYVANGRQLKQYAVIEIIDNDIDESPAPFLSSSSFFDRYGAHLGAASASSNGIQLDSRANSLLLEQQSLSIQPRSQGQGQGQGQGDAIALGSGGLGFVRLANGNVYLGSGSLGYISGQQRVASVLDARTRSETTPDALHFGHGPLGGAGNFLRFK, from the coding sequence ATGCCACATCATCGACAGGCTGtcctgggcctgctgctgctctcccttgcgctgcagctgcagtccaTCCAAGCGGATGTCGGCTACCACTACGACAGACCCTCGCATCAGTCGGCACCGTCTGCTCCGTCGGCACCTGGCGCCATCTACTCGGGTCATCAGTTTGGCGCCTTGCCCACGATCCATCCGCTGCCACCGCTACCGGCGCTGCCGCCGCTACCCACCGCTAGAGTGCCGCTACCCAGGATTCGACCCACTGCGCCCGCTGGCAGCATTGTGAGCCACTACCTGCCGCCGAAACCTGCGGGACCCATTGTCTCCACCTACCTGCCGCCGCCTGTGGCGTCGCCCATCTCCTCCATCAGCTTTCATGGCCAGGCACCCACTCTGAGGCCCGTCTACGGTGCACCCGGCTTCGGTTACGCGCAGCCTCTGGCACCCaccgctgccacgcccatcgTGGTGCCCAGTGGGCCGGGACAAGTGCCTGCGGGAGGACCTCTGCGCATTCCCTTCGGCAAGCAGGCATTGATCTCGCCCGGGGAGTCCTACGTGGCCAATGGCAGGCAGCTCAAGCAGTACGCCGTCATTGAGATCATCGACAACGACATCGACGAGTCCCCGGCTCCGTTTctgtccagctccagcttcttcGATCGCTATGGAGCACACTTGGGTGCAGCCTCCGCTTCCAGCAATGGCATTCAACTGGACTCGCGTGCCAACTCCTTGCTGCTCGAACAGCAATCCCTCTCCATCCAGCCGCGCTCCCAGGgtcagggccagggccagggccagggagATGCCATCGCACTGGGTTCCGGGGGACTGGGCTTCGTGCGCCTGGCCAATGGCAATGTGTACTTGGGCTCCGGCTCCTTGGGCTACATCAGCGGCCAGCAGCGCGTGGCCTCTGTGCTGGATGCCCGCACTCGATCCGAGACCACGCCCGACGCCCTGCACTTTGGCCACGGTCCGTTGGGGGGAGCAGGGAACTTCCTGAGGTTCAAGTAG
- the LOC117902713 gene encoding eukaryotic translation initiation factor 4E-binding protein 3, with amino-acid sequence MSASPTARQAVSHALPMMAVKTKKIVITDPIQMPEVYSSTPGGTLYSTTPGGTKLIYERAFMKNLRASPLSQTPPSNIPSCLMRGTPRTPFRKCVPVPTELVKKTQSLKIEDQEQFQLEL; translated from the exons ATGTCTGCATCACCCACCGCTCGTCAAGCCGTTTCCCACGCCCTGCCCATGATGGCCGTTAAGACCAAGAAGATCGTCATCACCGATCCCATCCAGATGCCCGAGGTGTACTCCTCGACGCCCGGCGGTACCCTGTACTCCACCACGCCCGGAG GCACCAAACTGATCTATGAGCGTGCTTTCATGAAGAATCTGCGTGCTTCCCCCCTGAGCCAGACGCCGCCCAGCAATATTCCCAGCTGCCTGATGCGCGGCACTCCACGCACCCCGTTCAGAAAGTGTGTGCCCGTGCCCACGGAGCTGGTGAAGAAGACCCAATCGCTGAAGATCGAGGATCAGGAGCAGTTCCAGCTGGAGCTGTAA
- the LOC117902524 gene encoding N-acetylgalactosaminyltransferase 4: MALKKRYVKRLVRKVIFWLLSIAAVSLLTTLIVEKRIAPGGTGTDSEEQLDPNGDPITPVFRAANIPPTRRAARPPYQDRSLAREQPQNTGFRLPEVEGERRDWHDYAAMEADKRRSGLGEHGLPAEIENPDEKELEQQMYRRNGFNGLLSDRISVNRSVPDVRLEQCRTRQYLAKLPNISVVFIFYNEHFSALLRSVYSVINRTPAELLKQIVLVDDGSDWATLKQQLDDYVSLHFPQLVTVVRNVERKGLIGARLEGAKVATGEVLVFFDSHIEVNYNWLPPLIEPIAINPKVSTCPIVDIIDHSNFAYNGGYQEGSRGGFDWRFFYKQLPVLPEDSVDKSQPYRDPVMMGGLFAIRSDFFWELGGYDEQLDIWGGEQYELSFKIWMCGGMLLDVPCSRVAHIFRGPMDPRPNPRDYNFVGRNHKRVAEVWMDEYKEFVYTRDPQTYDNIDAGDLTRQRAIRERLQCRSFDWYMKEVAPDFLRKFPPVEPPNYASGAIQSVAFASHCIDTLNQGAHNAVGLYSCAENRTHPQNNQFWLLTPDRELRHNGASNCLDVQDQQANATVWLWSCHNQGGNQFWHYDRAHKWLVHAPHGRRCLEAMVEQAEEGQEGQAAVYTNECDPANDRQKWEIGYVNNELLDKFFEGV; encoded by the exons ATGGCCCTGAAGAAACGCTACGTCAAGCGACTCGTTCGCAAAGTGAttttctggctgctgtccATTGCCGCCGTCTCGCTGCTCACCACGCTGATTGTGGAGAAGCGCATAGCACCCGGCGGCACTGGCACCGACTCGGAGGAGCAGCTCGATCCCAATGGTGATCCCATAACGCCCGTTTTCCGCGCAGCCAACATCCCACCCACGCGTCGTGCCGCTCGTCCGCCGTACCAGGATCGCAGCCTGGCCAGGGAGCAGCCTCAGAACACAGGCTTCAGGTTGCCCGAGGTGGAGGGCGAGCGAAGGGATTGGCATGACTATGCCGCCATGGAGGCGGACAAGCGGCGCTCGGGTCTGGGGGAGCATGGGCTGCCCGCGGAGATCGAGAATCCCGacgagaaggagctggagcagcagatgTACCGGAGGAACGGCTTCAATGGTCTGCTCTCCGACAGGATCAGCGTCAATCGCTCCGTGCCGGATGTGCGCTTGGAGCA GTGCAGGACCCGCCAGTACCTGGCGAAGCTGCCGAACATCAGCGTGGTCTTCATCTTCTACAACGAGCACTTCAGCGCCCTGCTGCGCTCCGTCTACAGCGTCATCAACCGCACGCCCGCGGAGCTGCTCAAGCAAATCGTCCTCGTGGACGATGGCAGCGACTGGGCGAcgctcaagcagcagctggacgaCTACGTCTCCCTGCACTTTCCCCAGCTGGTGACCGTGGTGAGGAATGTGGAGCGCAAGGGTCTCATTGGGGCACGCCTCGAGGGCGCCAAAGTGGCCACCGGCGAGGTGTTGGTCTTCTTCGACTCGCACATTGAAGTGAACTACAATTGG CTTCCACCCCTCATCGAGCCCATCGCCATCAACCCAAAGGTCTCCACGTGCCCCATTGTGGACATCATCGACCACAGCAACTTCGCCTACAACGGCGGCTACCAGGAGGGCTCCCGCGGCGGCTTCGACTGGCGCTTCTTCTACAAGCAGCTGCCCGTGCTGCCCGAGGACAGTGTGGACAAGTCGCAGCCCTACCGCGATCCTGTGATGATGGGCGGCCTGTTTGCCATCAGAAGCGACTTCTTCTGGGAGCTGGGCGGCTACGACGAGCAGCTGGACATCTGGGGCGGGGAGCAGTACGAGCTGAGCTTCAAGATCTGGATGTGCGGCGGCATGCTGCTGGACGTGCCCTGCTCCCGCGTGGCGCACATATTCCGCGGACCCATGGACCCCAGACCCAATCCCAGAGACTACAACTTTGTGGGCAGG AACCACAAGCGCGTGGCCGAGGTCTGGATGGACGAGTACAAGGAGTTTGTCTACACGCGGGACCCGCAGACCTACGACAACATCGATGCCGGGGATCTCACGCGGCAGCGCGCCATTCGCGAGCGCCTGCAGTGCAGGTCCTTCGACTGGTACATGAAGGAGGTGGCCCCGGACTTCCTCCGGAAGTTCCCGCCCGTGGAGCCGCCCAACTATGCCTCGGGCGCCATACAGAGCGTGGCCTTCGCCTCCCACTGCATCGACACCCTGAACCAGGGCGCCCACAACGCCGTGGGGCTGTACAGCTGCGCGGAGAACCGCACCCACCCGCAGAACAATCAGTTCTGGCTGCTCACGCCCGACCGCGAGCTGCGGCACAACGGGGCGTCCAACTGCCTGGACGTGCAGGACCAGCAGGCGAATGCCACGGTCTGGCTGTGGAGCTGCCACAACCAGGGCGGCAACCAGTTCTGGCACTACGACCGCGCGCACAAGTGGCTGGTGCATGCCCCCCACGGGCGCCGCTGCCTGGAGGCCATGGTggagcaggcggaggaggGCCAGGAGGGCCAGGCGGCGGTGTACACCAACGAGTGTGATCCGGCGAACGATCGCCAGAAGTGGGAGATCGGCTACGTCAACAACGAGCTGCTGGACAAGTTCTTCGAGGGAGTGTAG
- the LOC117902533 gene encoding N-acetylgalactosaminyltransferase 4-like — protein sequence MWNLDLKKLVAMLLAIITVSLVSTIMLGKSIHTQEEFVETTIAGEDSEIFVMSQADLDVLKVDRKFDFGLPLQGGPRRDWHDRGAMKADNAKSGLGEQGLSAKVIETDAGTLQEHGYNALLSDRISVNRSIADTRPFRCYSRKYLAKLPTVTVIMVFHNTHLSVLLRSLHSIINRTPHELLHEIILVDDGSTDTELKQKLEGYVQQHMGRKVIIKRQPVRTGVAVARVAGVKSATGSVLVFCDALIEVVYNWLPPLLEPIALHHKIVTSPILDKIDATDFAFKRRDPMLWRGGFNWHLSYNQLPVLPEDNKSDAQPYRTPVMDGRVFAISHNYFLELGGHDEGLDTGGGEQFELSFKIWMCGGMLLQVPCSRVAHIDMPANEEQTDQSARNFKRVAEVWMDGYRHYLYAQNPIKYQLSAGNLTQQKKRRAQLECKSFNWFLHKVAPDFLERFPPVEESQLGAYGSGAIQSVAFAGHCIDAWTEHSRMPVGMRKCSANLTHPRATQFWRLTRDLEIVCMRNLQCLQVRGAAPNATVWLDYCHKGDSQVWYYSSHSKWLQQSNQMNRCLEAFMDGGGKAFIRVNHCFPESKSQRWQIGWTNRYMDNRFRTNSTLKKRKFLNLLI from the exons ATGTGGAATCTGGATTTGAAAAAGTTGGTGgccatgctgctggccataaTTACGGTCTCGCTGGTCTCCACCATAATGTTGGGCAAGAGCATTCACACACAAGAAGAGTTTGTTGAAACAACAATCGCCGGCGAGGACTCCGAAATATTTGTGATGAGCCAAGCGGATTTGGATGTGCTCAAGGTGGATcgtaaatttgattttggtttaCCGCTGCAGGGCGGTCCGCGCAGGGACTGGCACGATCGTGGGGCCATGAAGGCGGATAATGCAAAGTCTGGGCTGGGCGAGCAAGGGTTGTCCGCGAAAGTTATCGAAACGGATGCGGGCACCCTGCAGGAACATGGATACAATGCGCTGCTCTCCGATAGAATATCAGTGAATCGCTCCATCGCGGACACACGACCCTTTCG GTGCTACTCCCGCAAGTACTTGGCAAAGTTGCCCACAGTCACCGTCATCATGGTCTTCCACAACACGCACCTGAGTGTGCTGCTGCGGTCCCTTCACAGCATCATCAATCGCACGCCACACGAACTTTTGCATGAGATTATACTCGTAGATGATGGGAGTACGGATACGGAATTAAAACAGAAGCTTGAGGGTTATGTACAGCAGCATATGGGGAGAAAAGTAATCATTAAAAGGCAACCAGTGAGGACTGGCGTGGCTGTGGCCCGCGTGGCGGGTGTCAAGTCAGCCACTGGCAGCGTGCTCGTCTTCTGTGACGCCCTCATTGAGGTTGTCTACAATtgg CTTCCTCCCTTGCTCGAGCCCATAGCCCTGCACCACAAAATCGTCACCAGTCCCATTCTGGATAAAATCGATGCCACGGACTTTGCCTTCAAGAGGCGCGATCCCATGCTGTGGCGCGGTGGCTTCAATTGGCACTTGAGCTACAATCAGCTGCCGGTGCTGCCGGAGGACAACAAGAGCGACGCACAGCCCTATCGCACGCCTGTGATGGATGGCAGGgtgtttgccatttcccacAACTACTTCCTGGAGCTGGGCGGCCACGATGAGGGGCTGGACACGGGTGGCGGGGAGCAGTTCGAGCTGAGCTTCAAGATTTGGATGTGCGGTggcatgctgctgcaggtgcccTGCTCCCGAGTGGCGCACATAGACATGCCAGCCAATGAAGAGCAAACAGATCAAAGTGCCAGG AACTTCAAGCGCGTGGCTGAGGTCTGGATGGATGGCTACAGACACTATTTGTACGCGCAGAACCCCATCAAGTACCAGCTCAGTGCCGGGAATCTCACGCAACAGAAGAAACGCCGCGCGCAGCTCGAGTGCAAGAGCTTCAACTGGTTTCTGCACAAAGTGGCCCCGGACTTCCTCGAGCGGTTCCCGCCCGTGGAGGAGAGCCAGCTGGGGGCCTATGGCTCGGGCGCCATCCAGAGCGTGGCCTTCGCCGGCCACTGCATCGATGCTTGGACCGAACACAGCCGAATGCCGGTGGGCATGCGGAAGTGTAGCGCAAATCTGACGCATCCACGGGCCACGCAGTTCTGGCGGCTGACGCGTGACCTGGAGATTGTTTGCATGAGGAACTTGCAGTGCCTGCAGGTGCGTGGAGCGGCGCCCAATGCCACCGTGTGGCTGGACTACTGCCACAAGGGGGACAGCCAGGTGTGGTActacagcagccacagcaagtggctgcagcagagcAACCAAATGAACCGCTGCCTGGAGGCCTTTATGGATGGCGGCGGAAAAGCCTTCATACGCGTCAATCACTGCTTTCCCGAGAGTAAGAGCCAGCGCTGGCAGATCGGCTGGACCAATCGTTACATGGATAATCGTTTTCGTACCAATAGCACGTTGAAAAAACGCAAATTTCTCAATTTGCTTATATGA